A stretch of Lysinibacillus agricola DNA encodes these proteins:
- the nadA gene encoding quinolinate synthase NadA, translated as MSITSLLQQTSLLPEHYRGLSKNEMESRIIAIKKRLGSKLFIPGHHYQKDEVIQFADVTGDSLQLAQLSAANKEAEHIVFCGVHFMAETADMLTTEQQHVYLPDMRAGCSMADMADIYQTEQAWPILQQLFGDTIIPLTYVNSTAAIKAFTGRHGGACVTSSNAKEMVKWAFTQKQRIFFLPDQHLGRNTAYDLGIPLENMAVWNPQTNMLETDQSPENIQVILWKGHCSVHEGFTVQHTEFVRKAHPNMHIIVHPECSREVVAAADDAGSTKYIIDTINKAPSGSAWAIGTEMNLVNRIIKQHPDKQIISLNENFCPCLTMNRIDLPHLLWSLESIEQGQPHNRIQVDTHTAEEARSSLERMLLRA; from the coding sequence TTGTCCATCACTAGTTTATTACAACAAACGTCACTACTACCAGAGCATTATCGTGGATTATCTAAAAATGAAATGGAATCTCGCATTATAGCTATAAAAAAGAGATTAGGTAGTAAACTCTTCATCCCTGGGCATCATTATCAAAAAGATGAAGTGATTCAATTTGCAGATGTAACAGGAGATTCTTTGCAGCTTGCTCAATTATCAGCAGCTAACAAAGAGGCTGAACATATAGTATTTTGTGGAGTACATTTTATGGCAGAAACAGCTGACATGCTTACAACTGAACAGCAGCATGTTTACTTACCTGATATGCGAGCAGGATGTTCAATGGCAGATATGGCAGACATTTATCAAACAGAACAAGCATGGCCGATTTTACAACAGCTTTTTGGCGATACCATTATCCCGCTAACATATGTCAATTCTACTGCTGCCATCAAAGCATTTACGGGAAGACATGGAGGAGCCTGTGTTACATCGTCCAATGCAAAAGAAATGGTTAAATGGGCATTTACACAAAAACAACGTATTTTCTTTTTGCCAGATCAACATTTAGGTAGAAATACTGCGTATGATTTAGGAATACCGCTAGAGAATATGGCAGTCTGGAATCCTCAAACAAATATGCTAGAGACAGATCAGTCCCCAGAAAACATCCAAGTCATCTTATGGAAGGGACACTGCTCTGTGCACGAGGGTTTTACAGTTCAGCATACGGAGTTTGTACGTAAAGCTCATCCAAATATGCACATCATTGTTCATCCTGAATGTAGTCGCGAGGTTGTTGCCGCTGCAGATGATGCAGGTTCTACAAAATACATTATTGATACGATTAATAAGGCACCAAGTGGTTCAGCATGGGCAATCGGCACAGAAATGAATCTCGTTAATCGTATTATTAAGCAGCATCCTGATAAGCAGATTATCTCTTTAAATGAGAACTTCTGTCCTTGTCTTACAATGAATCGAATTGACCTTCCCCATCTACTCTGGTCTTTAGAAAGTATAGAACAGGGGCAACCGCATAATCGCATTCAAGTAGATACTCACACAGCTGAAGAAGCACGTAGCTCACTTGAAAGGATGCTATTAAGAGCTTAA
- a CDS encoding nucleotidyltransferase-like protein: MEQVLRPIYQERASQSNTLGVILVGKREEKSNVTDTFDTVLLIIVKEAEKPVFTKHYLYEGNKVALHTVTEKIIRKWLLIGSNKKVVDWIFFGRVLFDRNEFLHKLKIELQEFPFSGRKIKTGIQFSKLIRRYLEGKEYFDKGSYLDAYNHVVDSLHHLGRLSIIDSGLYPEVTVWAQVKKIEPAIYKLYEELVTSNEPIEKRLELLFLASEFLIHSRTRDGAQHILEVMQTKETWTIQELHDHDELMNYSVDLEVFVEYLVDKGYIQIEPIVAKSEMIFHRHYKVNKEALEMEQGL; this comes from the coding sequence ATGGAACAAGTTTTGCGTCCAATATATCAGGAACGTGCAAGTCAGTCGAATACATTAGGCGTTATTTTAGTGGGAAAACGCGAGGAAAAAAGTAATGTTACAGATACATTTGATACAGTCTTGCTTATTATTGTAAAGGAAGCAGAAAAGCCTGTCTTTACGAAACATTACTTATATGAAGGAAATAAAGTAGCTTTACATACTGTTACTGAGAAAATAATACGAAAATGGCTACTAATTGGCTCAAATAAAAAAGTGGTCGATTGGATTTTCTTTGGTAGGGTATTATTTGATCGTAATGAATTTCTTCATAAATTAAAAATTGAATTACAGGAGTTTCCGTTTAGTGGTCGTAAAATCAAAACTGGCATTCAATTTTCAAAGTTAATTCGACGTTACTTAGAAGGAAAAGAATACTTTGATAAGGGTAGCTATCTGGATGCTTATAATCATGTAGTAGATTCGTTACATCATTTGGGCCGTTTATCCATCATTGATAGTGGGCTTTATCCAGAAGTAACTGTTTGGGCACAGGTAAAAAAAATAGAACCAGCGATTTATAAATTATACGAGGAGCTCGTTACAAGTAATGAACCGATAGAAAAACGGTTAGAGTTATTGTTTTTAGCAAGTGAGTTTTTAATACACTCACGTACTCGAGACGGTGCTCAACATATTTTAGAAGTAATGCAAACAAAAGAGACTTGGACGATTCAGGAATTACACGATCATGATGAGCTCATGAACTATTCAGTAGATTTAGAGGTGTTCGTAGAATATCTAGTGGACAAAGGCTATATTCAAATTGAACCTATCGTTGCGAAAAGTGAAATGATATTCCACCGTCATTATAAGGTAAATAAAGAAGCTCTAGAAATGGAGCAAGGACTGTAG
- a CDS encoding YgzB family protein codes for MKPYKSKINKIRSFALALIFIGFVVMYGGIFFKNNPILVLIFMTLGVLCIIGSTVVYAWIGLLSTKAIQVECPNCHKYTKVLGRVDMCMYCNEPLTLDPTLEGKEFDQSYNKTKKS; via the coding sequence ATGAAACCTTACAAAAGTAAAATTAATAAAATTCGTTCATTCGCATTAGCACTTATTTTTATCGGCTTTGTAGTTATGTATGGGGGAATCTTCTTTAAAAACAATCCTATTCTAGTATTAATTTTCATGACACTTGGTGTACTTTGTATTATTGGTAGTACAGTCGTATATGCATGGATTGGGCTACTCTCAACAAAAGCTATTCAAGTGGAATGCCCTAATTGCCATAAGTACACAAAAGTATTAGGCCGTGTAGATATGTGTATGTACTGCAATGAACCATTAACGCTAGATCCAACTCTAGAAGGAAAAGAGTTCGACCAATCTTATAATAAGACAAAAAAATCCTAG
- the perR gene encoding peroxide-responsive transcriptional repressor PerR gives MSATHLQDALDTLKTTGVRITPQRHAILEYLIQSMAHPTADEIYKALEGKFPNMSVATVYNNLRVFREVGLVKELTFGDASSRFDFITNDHYHMICECCGKIVDFHYPGLDEIEQFASQVTGFDVHSHRLEIYGTCPSCKDASAKVQ, from the coding sequence ATGTCTGCAACGCATTTACAGGATGCACTTGACACGTTAAAAACTACTGGTGTACGTATTACTCCTCAGCGTCATGCTATTTTGGAATATTTAATTCAATCAATGGCACATCCAACGGCCGATGAAATTTATAAAGCACTTGAAGGGAAATTCCCAAATATGAGTGTAGCCACTGTCTATAATAACCTTCGCGTTTTTCGTGAAGTTGGTCTAGTGAAAGAACTAACTTTTGGTGATGCTTCAAGTCGCTTCGATTTCATTACTAATGATCATTATCATATGATTTGTGAATGCTGTGGGAAAATAGTCGATTTCCATTATCCTGGTCTCGACGAAATTGAACAATTTGCATCACAAGTAACAGGCTTTGATGTGCATTCGCATCGTTTGGAGATTTACGGCACTTGTCCATCGTGTAAAGATGCATCTGCAAAAGTGCAATAA
- a CDS encoding D-2-hydroxyacid dehydrogenase produces MRIYFTFEPRPNLREPLVKEFPQVDFIFENGLSNDELQKADVLVTYGEDLTDENIQFAKKLKWIFVASAGIEKMPAQAIIERGFLVSNVRGIHKTPMAESMLAHILAIKRALPWVYDQQKKSEWSKKAKQTELRDSTALILGPGAIGSEVGRLLQAFGVVTIGCNRSGNEAANMNDMVSFDQLIEALPKADIVISVLPKTEETTHLLKEEHFTAMKNDAIFMNFGRGNLVEESVLIHAIQSGEIGYAVLDVFEQEPVAADHPFWTLPNVIVSPHISSHSSRYVERSLEIFKPSLEKWLRGETDLENVMDLSRGY; encoded by the coding sequence ATGAGGATTTATTTTACGTTTGAACCAAGACCAAATTTACGTGAGCCACTTGTAAAAGAATTTCCACAAGTAGATTTTATTTTTGAAAATGGCTTATCAAATGATGAACTACAAAAAGCAGATGTGCTTGTAACATATGGTGAAGATTTAACTGATGAAAATATTCAGTTTGCGAAAAAGCTTAAGTGGATTTTTGTAGCTTCAGCAGGGATAGAGAAAATGCCAGCTCAAGCCATTATTGAACGAGGGTTTTTAGTTTCAAATGTACGTGGCATTCATAAAACACCAATGGCAGAATCAATGCTTGCCCATATTTTAGCGATTAAGCGCGCACTGCCTTGGGTGTATGATCAGCAGAAGAAAAGTGAATGGTCGAAAAAAGCGAAGCAAACCGAGTTGCGTGATAGTACAGCACTTATTTTAGGACCGGGAGCTATTGGCTCGGAAGTAGGCCGCTTATTGCAAGCTTTTGGTGTTGTGACAATTGGCTGTAATCGTTCGGGGAATGAAGCGGCTAACATGAATGACATGGTGAGCTTTGATCAATTAATCGAAGCTTTACCTAAGGCTGATATTGTCATTTCTGTATTACCTAAAACAGAAGAGACTACACATTTATTGAAAGAAGAACATTTTACAGCGATGAAAAATGATGCTATTTTCATGAATTTTGGTCGTGGAAACTTAGTAGAGGAAAGTGTTCTGATTCATGCCATTCAATCAGGTGAAATTGGTTATGCTGTACTAGACGTATTTGAACAAGAGCCTGTAGCTGCAGATCATCCTTTCTGGACTTTACCGAATGTTATAGTATCTCCGCATATATCAAGTCACTCATCTCGATATGTTGAGCGTAGCTTAGAGATTTTTAAGCCAAGTTTAGAGAAGTGGTTACGTGGTGAAACAGATTTAGAAAATGTCATGGATTTATCAAGAGGCTATTGA
- the bcp gene encoding thioredoxin-dependent thiol peroxidase: MTLIEGKKAPDFSLMNEEGEIVKLADFKGQNVILYFYPKDMTPGCTTEACDFRDKHEDFSKLNAVVLGISPDDAKKHTKFIDKHGLPFSLLVDEDHAVAETYGVWVLKKMYGREYMGIERSTFLIDTEGNLIKSWRKVRVKNHIEEVYTYLAEREATQ; the protein is encoded by the coding sequence ATGACTTTAATAGAAGGAAAAAAAGCACCAGATTTTTCCCTTATGAATGAAGAAGGAGAAATAGTAAAGTTAGCGGATTTCAAAGGACAAAATGTTATTTTATATTTTTATCCTAAAGATATGACGCCAGGCTGTACTACGGAGGCTTGTGACTTCCGTGATAAGCATGAGGATTTTAGTAAATTAAATGCAGTTGTCCTCGGTATTAGCCCTGACGATGCAAAAAAACATACCAAATTTATAGATAAGCATGGATTACCATTCTCATTATTAGTAGATGAGGATCATGCCGTAGCAGAGACGTATGGAGTATGGGTGCTGAAGAAAATGTATGGGCGTGAATATATGGGGATAGAACGTTCGACGTTTTTAATTGATACAGAAGGAAATTTGATAAAGTCTTGGCGTAAAGTACGTGTGAAAAATCATATTGAAGAAGTATATACATATTTAGCAGAAAGGGAGGCGACGCAATGA
- a CDS encoding glutamate-1-semialdehyde 2,1-aminomutase → MNHTKSEAVHAEALQHIVGGVNSPSRSYKAVGGGSPVAMARGKGAYFWDVDGNRYIDYLAAYGPIVTGHGHSHIAKAITHAAENGTLFGTPTEYEVTFAKMLKEAIPSMDKVRFNNSGTEAVMTTIRVARAYTGRTKVMKFAGCYHGHFDLVLVAAGSGPATLGTPDSAGVTTSTAEEVITIPFNNPEAFTEAMDKWGDQIAAILIEPIVGNFGIVEPNHGFLELVHAIAKEKGALTIYDEVITAFRFHYGGAQNLLGLTPDLTALGKVIGGGLPIGAYGGRKEIMDTVAPLGPAYQAGTMAGNPASMQAGIACLEVLQTPGIYDEMDRLGGILEEGILAAAKKHDVTITVNRLKGALTIYFTDVKVENYEQAENSDGEIFGRFFKLMLEQGINLAPSKYEAWFLTTEHTEADILETIKAVDYAFSQL, encoded by the coding sequence ATGAATCACACAAAATCTGAAGCAGTACACGCAGAAGCGCTACAGCATATCGTTGGTGGTGTAAATAGCCCTTCTCGTTCTTATAAAGCAGTTGGCGGAGGCTCACCTGTTGCAATGGCTCGTGGGAAAGGTGCATATTTTTGGGATGTTGATGGCAACCGTTATATCGACTATCTAGCAGCTTACGGTCCAATCGTTACTGGTCACGGTCACTCGCATATCGCAAAGGCTATTACACACGCAGCTGAAAATGGCACTTTGTTTGGTACTCCAACTGAATACGAGGTTACTTTTGCTAAAATGCTAAAAGAAGCAATCCCTTCTATGGATAAAGTACGCTTTAATAACTCTGGTACAGAAGCTGTCATGACAACGATTCGTGTTGCACGTGCTTATACAGGCCGTACAAAAGTTATGAAATTCGCTGGCTGCTACCATGGTCACTTTGACTTAGTATTAGTAGCTGCTGGTTCTGGTCCCGCAACATTAGGTACACCAGACTCAGCAGGTGTGACAACTTCAACTGCCGAGGAAGTAATTACTATACCATTTAACAACCCTGAAGCATTTACAGAGGCTATGGATAAATGGGGCGATCAAATCGCTGCTATTTTAATAGAGCCTATTGTTGGAAACTTCGGTATTGTAGAGCCTAACCATGGCTTCCTAGAATTAGTTCATGCCATTGCAAAGGAAAAAGGAGCATTAACTATTTACGATGAAGTTATTACTGCATTCCGCTTCCACTATGGTGGCGCTCAAAACTTATTAGGTTTAACGCCTGACCTAACTGCTCTCGGTAAAGTAATCGGTGGTGGTTTACCAATCGGTGCATATGGTGGCCGCAAAGAGATTATGGATACAGTTGCTCCACTTGGCCCTGCCTATCAAGCAGGCACAATGGCAGGAAACCCTGCATCTATGCAAGCTGGTATTGCCTGCCTAGAAGTATTACAAACTCCGGGTATTTATGATGAGATGGACCGTCTTGGAGGCATTTTAGAAGAAGGTATCTTGGCTGCCGCGAAAAAACATGATGTAACAATTACTGTTAATCGCCTTAAAGGGGCTCTTACAATTTACTTTACAGATGTGAAAGTAGAAAACTATGAGCAGGCTGAAAACTCAGACGGTGAAATCTTTGGCCGCTTCTTTAAATTAATGCTTGAACAAGGGATCAATTTAGCTCCATCTAAATATGAGGCATGGTTCTTAACAACAGAGCATACAGAAGCAGATATTCTTGAAACAATTAAAGCAGTAGATTACGCATTTTCACAATTGTAA
- a CDS encoding FUSC family protein — protein sequence MKLGARVFKTGVAIVFALFIAELLELPSPVFAGIAAIFAIQPSIYRSYQTIVEQVQANIIGATIAVIFGLLFGHHVVAIGIAVITAIGLMLKFKLEKSLSLALVTVVAIMEFQGDDFLTFGLIRFSTILVGVLAAFVVNLFFLPPKYEVKLFRKIYFLQDDIIRWTRLAVRQASEHTSTKGALSKFKSRMQRVDTLYDFYKEERNYLKNKKYVKARKLVVYRQMITTSKKSLELLHRLHNHENELAQLPTQFHLMIQERLDFLLTYHEQLLLKYTGKLKPEHSAWNKNIDYVQRNDLMEIFIKQISYAHDEGDTEFSSYHLLYILSRILDYEENLEHLDTLIVSYQTHHGHEINVEFEEEII from the coding sequence ATGAAATTAGGTGCCCGTGTATTTAAAACTGGTGTCGCCATCGTGTTTGCACTATTTATTGCTGAGTTGCTAGAGCTACCTTCACCTGTTTTTGCTGGGATTGCAGCAATTTTTGCGATTCAACCATCTATTTATCGCTCCTATCAAACGATAGTTGAGCAAGTACAGGCCAATATTATAGGAGCTACCATCGCGGTTATTTTTGGCTTACTTTTTGGTCACCATGTAGTAGCAATTGGCATTGCAGTCATTACTGCTATCGGTTTAATGTTGAAATTTAAACTTGAGAAATCGTTGTCCCTAGCACTCGTTACAGTCGTAGCTATTATGGAGTTTCAAGGAGATGACTTTCTTACATTTGGTCTTATTCGCTTTAGTACCATATTAGTTGGGGTGTTAGCAGCATTTGTTGTCAATCTGTTCTTCCTACCGCCAAAATATGAAGTAAAGCTATTCCGTAAGATTTACTTTTTACAAGATGATATTATTCGATGGACGCGACTTGCTGTTCGTCAGGCATCTGAGCATACATCTACAAAAGGAGCATTAAGCAAGTTTAAGAGTCGTATGCAACGAGTTGATACACTGTATGATTTTTATAAGGAAGAGCGTAATTACTTAAAAAATAAAAAGTATGTAAAAGCACGTAAATTAGTTGTTTATCGTCAAATGATCACAACGTCAAAGAAAAGTTTAGAGCTGCTTCATCGTCTTCATAATCATGAAAACGAATTAGCACAGCTACCGACACAATTTCATTTAATGATTCAAGAGCGACTTGATTTTCTGCTAACTTACCATGAGCAGCTACTGTTAAAATATACAGGAAAATTAAAGCCCGAACATTCTGCGTGGAATAAAAACATCGATTATGTTCAACGTAACGACTTAATGGAAATATTCATCAAACAGATAAGTTATGCTCACGATGAAGGCGATACTGAATTTTCGAGCTATCACTTGCTTTATATTTTATCTCGCATTTTAGATTACGAAGAAAACCTAGAGCATTTGGATACGCTCATTGTGTCGTATCAGACTCATCACGGTCATGAAATCAATGTGGAATTTGAAGAGGAAATTATTTAA
- the nikC gene encoding nickel transporter permease, with translation MTGAIDIKTEAAPSRERAAGPWREGWRSFKKSKISLVGAGIVLFFIILALCGPMIAPEGINEQNLTKRLLAPSSEHWFGTDDFGRDIFSRVIHGARISLWVGFFSVILSVIIGSLLGIIAGYYGRWIDTIISRIFDIMLAFPSILLAIAVVAVLGPSLQNALIAIAIINVPNFGRLIRSKVLSVKEEEYIVAAKAIGMRDSRILFSHILPNSMTPIIVQGTLAIATAIIEAAALGFLGLGAQAPAPEWGKMLADARTFLLKAPWTMIFPGLAIMLTVLGFNLMGDGLRDALDPKMKS, from the coding sequence ATGACTGGAGCGATAGATATAAAAACAGAGGCAGCACCAAGTCGTGAACGTGCGGCAGGTCCTTGGAGAGAAGGCTGGCGTAGCTTTAAAAAGAGCAAAATCTCCCTAGTAGGTGCAGGCATTGTACTATTTTTCATTATACTTGCTTTATGTGGTCCGATGATTGCTCCTGAAGGTATTAATGAACAAAATTTAACGAAGCGTTTATTAGCACCGTCGAGTGAGCATTGGTTTGGAACAGATGACTTTGGTCGGGATATTTTCTCAAGAGTCATACATGGAGCTCGTATTTCCTTATGGGTAGGCTTTTTTTCGGTTATTCTGTCCGTTATTATAGGGAGTTTACTTGGCATTATTGCGGGTTATTATGGTAGATGGATTGATACGATTATCTCGCGTATTTTCGATATTATGTTAGCGTTCCCTAGTATTTTACTAGCTATTGCAGTAGTGGCAGTGCTTGGGCCGTCATTACAAAATGCATTGATTGCTATTGCCATTATTAACGTACCGAACTTTGGGCGCTTAATTCGTTCGAAAGTATTGAGTGTTAAAGAAGAGGAATATATCGTAGCAGCAAAGGCAATTGGAATGCGTGATTCAAGAATTTTGTTCTCGCATATTTTACCAAACTCAATGACGCCAATCATCGTACAAGGGACACTAGCAATAGCGACAGCGATTATTGAAGCGGCAGCACTAGGCTTCCTTGGATTAGGCGCTCAAGCACCAGCACCCGAGTGGGGGAAAATGCTAGCGGATGCCCGCACATTTTTATTAAAGGCACCGTGGACGATGATATTCCCAGGCTTAGCTATTATGTTAACGGTTCTTGGTTTTAATCTAATGGGTGACGGTCTGCGTGATGCACTTGATCCGAAAATGAAAAGCTAA
- a CDS encoding ABC transporter permease: protein MLHYMGRRLFQLIPVLLGMTFIVFMLIRAIPGNPAQVILGQQATKEAVEALNANLGLNKPWYTQYFSYLGGIFQGDLGVSLRTRLPVSEEIFPYLAATAELALFAMIIAVVVGVNAGIISAWFQNSWFDYVAMVVALVGVSVPVFWLGLMEQWAFSNQLGWFPTSGREDVRNPITSMTHFYLLDTLIQGRFDQFTEVLKRLVLPGVALATIPMAIIARITRSSMLEVMRSDYVRTARAKGQKMFIVVYKHALKNAVIPVLTVIGLQTGLLLGGAILTETIFSWPGIGRYIYDAIGFRDYPVIQSGILIIAFIFIMINLIVDLLYTVIDPRIKYK, encoded by the coding sequence ATGCTTCACTATATGGGAAGACGTTTGTTTCAATTAATCCCAGTTTTGCTTGGAATGACTTTTATCGTCTTCATGTTAATTCGTGCAATCCCAGGTAATCCAGCGCAAGTAATCTTGGGACAACAAGCAACGAAAGAGGCTGTCGAAGCATTAAACGCAAATTTAGGATTAAATAAGCCATGGTATACGCAATACTTTAGTTATTTAGGTGGCATTTTTCAGGGAGATTTAGGGGTATCATTACGAACTAGATTACCTGTATCAGAGGAAATATTCCCGTATTTAGCGGCAACGGCCGAGCTAGCACTATTTGCAATGATTATCGCTGTGGTAGTTGGAGTAAATGCTGGAATTATTTCTGCATGGTTCCAAAATTCATGGTTTGATTATGTGGCAATGGTCGTTGCCTTAGTTGGAGTGTCTGTACCAGTTTTCTGGCTTGGTTTAATGGAGCAATGGGCATTTAGTAATCAGCTTGGCTGGTTCCCAACGTCTGGACGAGAAGATGTTCGAAATCCAATAACCTCCATGACTCATTTTTATTTACTGGATACGCTAATACAAGGACGCTTTGATCAATTTACGGAGGTATTAAAGCGATTAGTATTGCCGGGCGTGGCGCTTGCAACAATTCCAATGGCGATTATCGCAAGGATAACTAGGTCCTCAATGCTTGAAGTAATGCGCTCTGACTATGTACGCACTGCACGAGCTAAGGGGCAAAAAATGTTTATAGTAGTGTATAAGCATGCATTGAAAAATGCAGTTATTCCAGTGTTAACAGTAATCGGCTTGCAAACAGGATTACTGCTTGGTGGTGCCATTTTAACAGAGACAATTTTCAGTTGGCCTGGAATTGGTCGTTATATTTATGATGCCATTGGTTTCCGAGATTATCCTGTTATTCAATCAGGTATTTTAATAATTGCTTTTATTTTTATCATGATTAACTTGATTGTGGATTTATTGTATACAGTGATTGATCCACGGATTAAATACAAGTAG
- a CDS encoding ABC transporter substrate-binding protein: MKKKKFWTLGVMLILVLSTILAACGGSDTKDTGSKDTSSGGDTASSGEPKILVYGRGGDSVALDPAVVTDGESFTVTANIYETLVNFGEKDVTIQPGLAKSWEPSEDGLTYTFQLQEGVKFHDGTDFNAEAVVKNFERWKSNTDKHPYFSSQFVVGDTQVIESVTAEGNNTVVFKLSQPQAPFLKNLAMSPFAIASPTAFEADEEGLSTNPVGTGPFKFVSWVRNDAITIEKNPDYYIDGYPKLDKVIYRSIPENSARLTDLIAGNIDVADGLSPSDKGTIEGDANLQLIERPSMNVGYLGLTVTRPPFDNVKVRQAVNYAIDKQALVDAFYEGLAEPAKNPMPPVISGYNDEVKGYEYDPEKAKSLLAEAGYDGKEIELWAMPVPRPYMPDGQKVAEAIQKNLEDVGIKSKIVSFEWATYLEKAENGEADAFLLGWTGDNGDADNFLYTLLDGDNIHSNNYTFYDNQELHKLLVAAQTEIDEDKRNELYKQAQEIISEDAPWVPLAHSTPILAANTKVTNYVAHPTGSDRLDAVDMK, from the coding sequence ATGAAGAAAAAGAAGTTTTGGACTTTGGGTGTAATGCTTATCCTTGTTCTCTCGACAATCTTAGCTGCTTGTGGTGGCTCAGATACTAAGGATACGGGTAGTAAAGATACTTCAAGTGGTGGCGATACAGCTAGCAGTGGTGAACCAAAAATATTAGTCTATGGTCGTGGAGGAGATTCTGTAGCATTAGATCCTGCTGTTGTTACAGACGGAGAATCCTTTACAGTTACAGCTAACATTTATGAAACGCTAGTAAACTTCGGTGAGAAAGATGTAACAATTCAGCCAGGTTTAGCAAAATCATGGGAACCGTCAGAAGATGGTCTGACTTATACATTCCAGCTACAAGAAGGAGTGAAATTCCATGATGGTACTGATTTCAATGCAGAGGCAGTTGTCAAAAATTTTGAGCGCTGGAAATCAAATACTGATAAACATCCATATTTTAGCTCTCAATTTGTCGTTGGTGACACGCAAGTTATAGAATCGGTTACTGCTGAAGGTAACAATACTGTTGTCTTCAAGCTTAGCCAACCACAGGCACCTTTCCTGAAAAATTTAGCAATGTCTCCATTTGCGATAGCTTCTCCAACAGCATTTGAGGCAGATGAAGAAGGTTTATCAACAAATCCTGTAGGAACAGGTCCATTCAAGTTTGTGAGCTGGGTACGTAATGATGCGATCACAATCGAGAAAAACCCAGATTACTATATTGATGGCTATCCAAAATTAGATAAAGTTATTTATCGTTCCATTCCGGAAAATTCTGCACGTTTAACTGATTTAATCGCAGGTAATATTGATGTGGCTGATGGCTTAAGTCCATCTGATAAAGGGACAATTGAAGGGGATGCCAATTTACAGTTAATTGAACGTCCATCTATGAACGTTGGTTATCTAGGTTTAACAGTCACTCGACCTCCATTTGATAATGTAAAAGTTCGTCAGGCAGTAAACTATGCTATTGACAAGCAAGCATTAGTTGATGCGTTTTATGAAGGGCTAGCAGAGCCAGCGAAAAATCCTATGCCTCCAGTAATTTCAGGTTACAACGATGAGGTTAAAGGCTATGAATATGATCCAGAAAAAGCAAAATCATTACTAGCTGAGGCTGGCTATGATGGTAAAGAAATTGAGCTATGGGCAATGCCAGTTCCACGTCCATACATGCCAGACGGACAAAAAGTAGCAGAAGCTATTCAAAAGAACTTGGAGGATGTTGGTATTAAATCTAAAATTGTATCTTTTGAATGGGCTACGTATTTAGAAAAGGCAGAAAATGGGGAGGCGGATGCATTCTTACTTGGTTGGACAGGTGATAATGGAGATGCGGATAACTTCCTTTATACTTTATTAGATGGTGATAACATCCATTCTAACAACTATACATTCTATGATAATCAAGAGTTACACAAACTATTAGTAGCTGCACAAACTGAAATTGATGAGGACAAGCGTAATGAACTTTACAAGCAAGCGCAAGAGATTATCTCGGAGGATGCTCCATGGGTTCCACTTGCTCACTCTACGCCAATTTTAGCTGCAAACACTAAAGTTACAAATTATGTTGCGCATCCAACAGGTTCTGACCGTTTAGATGCAGTGGATATGAAGTAG